One Gloeothece verrucosa PCC 7822 DNA window includes the following coding sequences:
- a CDS encoding DUF6888 family protein, with product MPTVEQAFSCVRVCQMLSNLYRTIHIFRYDQTYKTVFILAKNPNNEELQIVIYANGLWRFIDDETRL from the coding sequence TTGCCGACAGTAGAACAAGCTTTTAGTTGTGTACGAGTTTGTCAAATGTTGTCAAATCTATACCGCACTATACATATTTTCCGTTACGATCAAACTTATAAAACAGTTTTTATCTTAGCCAAAAATCCGAATAATGAAGAACTACAAATAGTTATTTATGCTAATGGATTATGGAGGTTCATAGATGATGAAACCAGATTATAA
- a CDS encoding DUF6887 family protein — protein MTRKELKEHLLTHRTDEEAWSFFFEKLSELDPNQGYPPDLSDQEMERIFREKLNQQA, from the coding sequence ATGACCAGAAAAGAACTCAAAGAACATTTACTCACTCATCGAACCGATGAAGAAGCTTGGTCATTTTTCTTTGAAAAATTGAGTGAATTAGATCCTAACCAAGGATATCCGCCTGATTTATCCGATCAAGAAATGGAAAGGATTTTTAGAGAAAAACTCAATCAACAAGCTTAA
- a CDS encoding BrnA antitoxin family protein gives MNTRAKRLQEIKNIPDESIDTSDIPELDDQFWENAKLVKPITKKAISLRVDSDVLEWFKNQGKGYQSLMNSVLRSYVEHQINKKENE, from the coding sequence ATGAATACAAGAGCGAAACGTTTACAAGAAATTAAGAATATTCCCGATGAATCAATTGATACCTCAGACATTCCCGAATTAGATGATCAGTTCTGGGAAAATGCAAAATTAGTTAAACCTATCACCAAAAAAGCCATCTCTCTTAGGGTTGATAGTGATGTTTTGGAGTGGTTTAAAAATCAGGGAAAAGGATATCAATCATTAATGAATTCTGTACTTCGTTCTTACGTTGAACATCAAATAAATAAAAAAGAGAATGAATGA